The genomic DNA GTTTTAATTGGTGGTTTATTAATGTATTATTACCAGTTTTTTTGGGTTGATAGTGCACTTACTTTTATAATTGCTTTATACTTAATCTGGATGGGTTTCGATTTGTTAAAAAGTTCTACAAAAGTACTTATGCTTTTTACTCCAGATACTATTCCTGTTGAAGAGATTGTAAAAGAAATTAATACCTTTAAAAGTATTAAAAATGTACACCATATTCATGTATGGCAATTAAATGAAGATGAAACACATTTTGAAGCTCATGTAGATTTTGAGCAAAATATTACATTAACCGAATTTGATGTTATTCTTTCTAAAATAGAAAAACTTTTATTCGAAAAATTTAAAATAAATCATGTTAATATCCAGCCAGAATTTGGGAAAGATGATATAAAGGATGTGATTGTACAAGATTAGAGTATGTTAAAAATACAGGTAAAAAAATTTAGTGAACTAAACATAGAAGAATTGTACCAATTATTACAACTACGTAGTGAAGTTTTTGTTGTAGAACAAGATTGTGTATATCAAGATATAGATGGTAAAGATCAAAACGCTTTACATGTAATAGGTTATAAACAAAATAGAGTAGTGGCTTACACTCGTATTTTTAAGCCTGGCGATTATTTTAATTTTGCTAGTATTGGTAGGGTAGTAGTTGCTAAAAACGAAAGGCAATTTAAATATGGTTATGATATAATGAATGCTTCTATAAATGCTATTGAAACTAATTATAACACTACAGAAATTAAAATATCTGCACAGTGTTATTTAAAGCGTTTTTATAATAATTTACAATTTTTTGAAGTAGGAGAAGCGTATTTAGAAGATGGTATACCACATATTGGTATGCTTAGAACAGTTTAATTTTCTTTACCTACATAGGTTACTAAAATTTCTACACGTCTATCGTATTTTGGGTCACCACCAAGTGGAAATTTTCTACGCATTCCAACATATTTCATTCGTCTTTTATCTACGCCTTTTCTGGCAAGATAATCGTAAATATATTTTGCTCTAGATACAGATAAGTTTCGTTTTTTCGTTTTTTTATCTACAGCATCTCTACTGTTTTGTGTACAGCATACATGACCTTGAATAGTGAAATATAAATTATCTTTTTCTACTAGTATTTTTGCTAATTTTTCAAGTGTTTTTTTAGAATCTGATGTTACGTAACTGTAACTGGTTTTAAAATAAATTTTATCTAAACGAATTTTATCTCCTTTTTTTATGCTACCAGATTTTATGTCTTCGGTTGTTTTTTCTTTATCATCGTCTTCTTTTGCAACTATAGCTTCTTTGTCTTTTTTAGTAGTTTTTTTAGTTGCTAATTGCTCGTTTACTATAATTTCGACTTTACGGTTTAAGCCACGAATTTGGTGTACTTCTTCTTCATTTAAAACTTTTAAAAGTATTTCGCCTTTGCCGTTTACATTGGTTATTAAATTAGGATCTACACCATATCCAGAAAATAACTCTTTTATAGTATTTGCTCTGTTTTGAGATAGCTCTAAATTATATTCGTTTGTACCACGATCGTCTGTAAAGCCATAAATTGAAACTTTATTAATATTTATAGAGTCTAGACTTGAAATAAATAGTAGTAATCTATTTTCTTCGGTTAATGGTACGTTGTACTCATCGGTATCAAAATATACGTCGTGAGTAAATGTTTTTTGGGCAAAAAGACTTACAGAAAAGAGGAAAAATATTAGAAAAAATGATTTCATCTTTAGTTTAGGTATTTTCTATATCTTGAAGTATTGTTAAGTATTTCGGTAGCTTTTTTAATTTCGGCATTGTGTATTTTATAATAGTCATATAAACCTTCTCTATACACATAACGTTTAATAATCTCGTCGCTTAAGAGACTCATTAATTGCGATTTATTTTCGTCTATTGCTTTTAATTTTGAATTATTTAAATTTTCAATTAAAGCATTGTAATCTCTTTTTATATCTTCATCTAAATTTTCGGTTTTAGCAATTTCTGCAGCTTTAGCGAAAGATTTTTCGGTTTCGGTTTCAAAAGAAAAACCTGTTTTCTTTAAATAATTTTTAAAGTTTATAAAATCGGCATCGGTTAATTTCCACTTGTTTATATCTTCAATATTTGGATGCATGTAATAGTATTTTGTTGCATAATCAAACACGCTTTGGTTGTTTAAAATTGCAGTTGTAATGGCAGAATTTTTAGAATAATCTAAAGCTTCGTCTGGTACAACGCCACCACCATCAAATACTTTTCTACCATTTCTGGTTTTAAAAGCATTATAATCTTTTTGTTTTACTCGTACAGCATTTCCTTTTTCGTCTTTATTCCAGTAATCTAATGCTTGTATACAGCGTCCAGAAGGTGTATAGTATCTAGATATTGTTACTTTTAATTGTGTACCATATGTTAGTTTTTTTGGGCGTTGTACTAAGCCTTTACCAAAACTTCTTGCTCCTACAATTACACCTCGATCTAAATCTTGTAAAGTTCCAGATACAATTTCACTGGCCGATGCACTACGACCATTTATTAGCACAACAACTGGAATTTCTGTATCTATTGGATCTCTTTTTGTGTAATATGTACGGTTGTATTTTTTTACTTTAGATTTTGTAGTTACTACTAATTGACCTTTTGGTACAAATAAGTTAACAACATTTACGGCTTCACTTAATAAACCACCAGGATTACTACGTAAGTCTAAAATTATACTTTTTGCGCCTTGTGCTTTTAAGTCTTTTAAAGCATAACCAGTTTGTTGTGAGGCTTTTTCGTTAAATTTTTTTAAAACAATATAACCTGTAGTTTCGTTTACCATAGAGAAGTGTGGTACGGCATCTATTTCAATTTCACTTCTTTTTATTGTTGTGCTACTTTTTTTGCCTTGTCTAATATAAGTGACTTTAGTTGATGAGTTTGGTGTGCCTTTTAAAAGGTTTCCGGCATCATCTTTATAATCTGCTACGTTTTGTCCATCTACATTTATAATTTCGTCTCCAGCTTTTAATCCTGCTTTATCTGCAGGATAACCTTTGTAAGGTTCTATAACTAGTAATCTATCTTTAAGTGTTTTTATACTGGCTCCAATACCAGTATAATCTCCAGTACGTTTTATACGTTCTGCCTCAACATCTTGCTCATTATAAAATTGTGTATAAGGATCTAACTCATTTAGCATATTTTTAATGGCATTATCCATTAAATCTGCTGGATTAGTTTCATCTACATAATTCATATTTAACTCTTTAAAAAGCGTAGTAAATATTTCTATTTGCTTAGCAATTTCAAAAAAGTTATTGTTTGCTGTTTTAAAAGCTGTTCCTGTAAATAGTATAGCAATAGCAAATATTGGTATTAATATTTTGCGTTTTAAAATGGTCTTCATCATTCTTTTACTTTAGAATTTTGGTCATTAAATTTAGTAAAAAGCGTTTTAACTTTAGAGTTAATAAGGTTAAAATCTGGCATTTCTTTATTATTATATAATATCATAAACGAAAAACCTTCTATGTTGTTGTCTTTTAAAAACGTTTTGTTTAGCCTGTAAGCTTCACGTAATAAGCGTTTAATTCTTATTCTATCTACTGCAAGTTTAAAATTTCTTTTACTTACAGATACACCTACTTTATTAGTTTTTTCGTTTTTTAAATAGACCAATCGCAAAGGCCATGCCGAAACACTTTTTCCTTTAAGGAAAAGCGCTTCAATCTCTTTTTTACTTTTTAGTTTTTCGGTTTTATTATAAGTAAGCTTCATTAATTTTTATTAGCTTTATTAGTAACCGAAGTTTTTAATTCGTGTAATTGGTTTTCTAAATCTTCTAACCGATTGTGAATATCTACTGGTTCTTGCATTTGTTTAGAGGCATACATAGTTACGTACCAAACCTCCATTATTTCTTCTGTATTTATATTATAATCTGGGTAATTTCCGTCTTTATTATCACTTTTTAAAACCAGTTTATTATCCTGTTTTATTTGTTTTAATATGCGTTTTAAAACTATACCATCATTTTTACTAACTATAACATAAACGTGACCATCTTTAATATCGTTTAGGTTTTCTACGTATTTACCAAAAACCAAATCACCATCATAAAAAGTACGTAACATAGAGTTACCTTGAACTTCAAAACATCTAAAAGTCCCGTTTGTAAGTTGTGGCATGTAGAACGAAGGTAATTTTTCTATATACTCTGTATCGCCATAGCCGTCAAGATATCCGGCTCTTGCTTTTACAGGAACATATATTACATTTTCTTGGTCGTTATTATTAACCGCTATAACTTGTGGTACTCCAGTATATGTTTGAATTTTTGGTGTTTCACTTTTTAGCATAGTATGACTTTTACCAAATAAATAATCTGGATTTATGTCAAACTCGTCTATAATTGCTTTAAGCACATCGTACCCAGGTTTTGTTTTTTTACGTGAACCATCATTTTGCGGTCTGCCGTTAACAATACTATCTATAGTAGTTCCTGTAACACCTATGCGTTTTGAAAAAGCATAATTATTAAGATTAAAATGGTTAATTATAGCTGTTATTTTTTCAGCAATGTCAATCATAAAAATACTTTTGTAGAAAATAATAAGCTAATATATAAATTTAATTAACAATCAAACATTTGTTTTAATAAGAATAGCTTGAAATTAAACACCTTAGCTATTAATCATTATTAACATTTTGCAGTTAACTATAAATAAAATAAAACTGTATTTTAGTGAGTTATAAACGATAAGTAACAATTTATACCATTTTAAACTTTGAATAATTTTAAAACCATACAATCTAAACTCGAACAGTTTATTAGAAAATATTATACTAACGAGCTTATTAAAGGTGCTATTTTATTTTTTAGTATTGGTTTATTATACTTTTTAATAACACTTTTAATAGAACATTTTTTATGGTTAAACTCTACAGCTAGAACCATTTTATTTTGGTTATTTATTGCTGTAGAATTTGGTTTGTTTGTTAAATTTATAGTGCTACCATTAGCTAAATTATTTAAATTACAACAAGGCATTAATTATGAAAAAGCTTCAACTTTAATTGGTAATCATTTTCCAGAAGTAAGTGATAAATTACTTAATGTTTTACAGTTGAATGCGTCACAGTCTAATTCCGAATTACTTCTAGCCAGTATAAACCAAAAATCGCAAGAGCTTACACCAATACCTTTTAAACTTGCTATAAATTTTAAAAAGAATATTAAATATTTAAAATATGCAGCTATACCAATAGCCATAATTGCTTTAGTAGCTATTTCTGGAAAATTAAACTGGTTTAGTGATAGCTACGAGCGCGTTGTAAATTATAAAACAGCTTACGAACCGCCAGCACCATTTCAATTTTTTGTTTTAAACGATAATCTTCAGGCAGTAGAAAATAAAAGTTTTAGATTAATTGTAAAAACCGCTGGAGACATGACTCCAGAAAATGCGCAAATTACTTATAATAACGAAACATACTTTTTACAACAACGTGGTCCAGGAGCTTTTGAGTATGTTTTCGAACAACCAAAAAACA from Lacinutrix sp. 5H-3-7-4 includes the following:
- a CDS encoding GNAT family N-acetyltransferase; protein product: MLKIQVKKFSELNIEELYQLLQLRSEVFVVEQDCVYQDIDGKDQNALHVIGYKQNRVVAYTRIFKPGDYFNFASIGRVVVAKNERQFKYGYDIMNASINAIETNYNTTEIKISAQCYLKRFYNNLQFFEVGEAYLEDGIPHIGMLRTV
- a CDS encoding OmpA family protein, which translates into the protein MKSFFLIFFLFSVSLFAQKTFTHDVYFDTDEYNVPLTEENRLLLFISSLDSININKVSIYGFTDDRGTNEYNLELSQNRANTIKELFSGYGVDPNLITNVNGKGEILLKVLNEEEVHQIRGLNRKVEIIVNEQLATKKTTKKDKEAIVAKEDDDKEKTTEDIKSGSIKKGDKIRLDKIYFKTSYSYVTSDSKKTLEKLAKILVEKDNLYFTIQGHVCCTQNSRDAVDKKTKKRNLSVSRAKYIYDYLARKGVDKRRMKYVGMRRKFPLGGDPKYDRRVEILVTYVGKEN
- a CDS encoding S41 family peptidase, translating into MKTILKRKILIPIFAIAILFTGTAFKTANNNFFEIAKQIEIFTTLFKELNMNYVDETNPADLMDNAIKNMLNELDPYTQFYNEQDVEAERIKRTGDYTGIGASIKTLKDRLLVIEPYKGYPADKAGLKAGDEIINVDGQNVADYKDDAGNLLKGTPNSSTKVTYIRQGKKSSTTIKRSEIEIDAVPHFSMVNETTGYIVLKKFNEKASQQTGYALKDLKAQGAKSIILDLRSNPGGLLSEAVNVVNLFVPKGQLVVTTKSKVKKYNRTYYTKRDPIDTEIPVVVLINGRSASASEIVSGTLQDLDRGVIVGARSFGKGLVQRPKKLTYGTQLKVTISRYYTPSGRCIQALDYWNKDEKGNAVRVKQKDYNAFKTRNGRKVFDGGGVVPDEALDYSKNSAITTAILNNQSVFDYATKYYYMHPNIEDINKWKLTDADFINFKNYLKKTGFSFETETEKSFAKAAEIAKTENLDEDIKRDYNALIENLNNSKLKAIDENKSQLMSLLSDEIIKRYVYREGLYDYYKIHNAEIKKATEILNNTSRYRKYLN
- the rnpA gene encoding ribonuclease P protein component codes for the protein MKLTYNKTEKLKSKKEIEALFLKGKSVSAWPLRLVYLKNEKTNKVGVSVSKRNFKLAVDRIRIKRLLREAYRLNKTFLKDNNIEGFSFMILYNNKEMPDFNLINSKVKTLFTKFNDQNSKVKE
- a CDS encoding LexA family transcriptional regulator, with the translated sequence MIDIAEKITAIINHFNLNNYAFSKRIGVTGTTIDSIVNGRPQNDGSRKKTKPGYDVLKAIIDEFDINPDYLFGKSHTMLKSETPKIQTYTGVPQVIAVNNNDQENVIYVPVKARAGYLDGYGDTEYIEKLPSFYMPQLTNGTFRCFEVQGNSMLRTFYDGDLVFGKYVENLNDIKDGHVYVIVSKNDGIVLKRILKQIKQDNKLVLKSDNKDGNYPDYNINTEEIMEVWYVTMYASKQMQEPVDIHNRLEDLENQLHELKTSVTNKANKN